CGCGTACACCAGCACCCTCAGCGCGCGCAGCATGCTTCCCTAGATGGTCCGGTCACGCTACTCGAGCCACTCGGTGACGAAGCGGGCGTTGGCGTGGATGTGGACGGCCTCGTAGCCACCGGCGCCGGTGGAGAACTTATGTGGTGTGTACGCCGGCACCACGAGCACCTGGCCGGCGTGTGCCTCGACCTTGTCGTCGCCCACGGTGAAGGTGGCGGATCCCCGGCGGATGACGAACGTCTCCGCGTAGGGATGCTGGTGCAGACGGGGACCGACACCCGCCTGGCTGGTGGACTCCAGGATGATCGAGACGTTGCCCGCGCCGGGCAGCAACTCGTAGTTCTCGGTCCAGTCCTCGCCGTCGTCGCGGCCGTCCGGTCGTTCGATGACGATGGGCTTCATGAGTCGGGTTCCTCCTGGGGCGTGGCTCGGATCTCTACCTAGGTCGGCCACGCTAGGGCCGGAAGCGGGCCGGATACCCGCCTCCTTACCGGACTGGCAGGAATTCTGGGAAAGCTGTCGCACGGTCGGTGAGGTCCGAAACGCGCCAGCACCGCGGCCGGCCACGTTCCTAGGGTCAGCGGGTGAGCAGATCAGCGAACGCCCTCTCGCCCGCCCTGAACCAGGAGCCACACCACAACCCCGCCCGGCTCGGCGGAACCGCGGTTGCCTTCCTGGCCCTCGCAGCCGCCCTGGCCACGTCGACGAGCTACGCCATCCAACCCGAACTCACCACCGTCGCCGGCGACCTGGGCTCGACGGTGCCGGTCGTCAGTGTGGTCGCGGGATCGGCGATCGTCGGATACCTGCTCGGGCTCGCCACCCTCGTTCCCCTGGTCGATCACCTGCCGCCGAACCGGCTCGTCGCCGGTCAGCTCACCTGCCTGGCCGCCGGCCTGGTGCTCGCGGCGGCGGCGCGGAGCCCGCTCGCCCTCGGCGCCGGGTTGCTGGTCTCGGGTATGTGCTCCAGCACCGGAGCTCAGCTGAGCACCCTTGCCGGCAAGCACTCACCTCCCCAGCACCGCGGCCGGGCCGTGGGAAGCGTGACCGCGGGGATCTCCGCGGGCATCCTGGCGGGCAGGATCGCCGGCGGAGCGCTGGCCGACAGGGTCGGGTGGCGGTGGACGCTGCTGATCTTCGCCGTGGCGTGCGTCGCGGTCGCGGCCGCTGCCGGCGTCGTTCTTCCCCGCGCGCGGGTGGCCGCGGCCGAGAAGTACCTCGACGTGATCCGGTCGTTGCCGACCCGGGTCGCCACTCACCGGGTGCTGCGGGTCTCCGCGGTCTCCGGAGCCCTGTGGTTCTTCTCGTTCAGCCTCGTCTGGGTGGGTCTGTCGCTGGCGCTCGCACTCCCGCCCCTTCGGCTCTCCCCCACGGCCATCGGGTCGTACTCGCTGGCCGGCCTGCTCGGTATCGTGGCCACCCGCGTCGCCGGCGCGCTCGCGGACCGCCACGGGTCGCCGAGAGTCATCCTCGGCGGCCTTGCCCTGTCCTTCGTGTGCACCGTCACGATGGTGTTCACCCTCGACGTCGCACCCGTCCTGCTGGTCACGCTGGCGCTGTTCGACGCCGGGCTGTTCGCTGCCCAGGTCGCCAACCAGAGCAGGGTCCTGAGCATCGATCCACGCCGCCCGGCGAAGTTCAACAGCACCTACATGGTGGTCTACTTCGTCGGCGGCAGTCTGGGAACGGCCGTCGGAGGTGGCCTGGTGAACACGGTCGGCTGGCCGGGAGTCGCCGCGACGGCGGCCGCCGCGATCGCCGTCGCGGCGGTGCTCAGCGTGCGGCTGTGGTCGGCCCCGCGCACGCCTCAGGCGGCGAACCGGTAGTGGCCCCGATCCCAGGCGAGCAACGCGAACGTCTGGACCATCGCCGCCTGCTCGAGCGTCTCCGGCCGGTACGACGGGTCGTACGGGCCACCACCGGACGGCGGGAAGCGGAAGAGCCCCAGGTCGGGGTCGCGGTTGTGCTGCCAGGTGTGTTCGGCGTACGCCTCGACGACGGAACGGTAGCGCGCGTCGTGCCGG
This Actinopolymorpha cephalotaxi DNA region includes the following protein-coding sequences:
- a CDS encoding cupin domain-containing protein codes for the protein MKPIVIERPDGRDDGEDWTENYELLPGAGNVSIILESTSQAGVGPRLHQHPYAETFVIRRGSATFTVGDDKVEAHAGQVLVVPAYTPHKFSTGAGGYEAVHIHANARFVTEWLE
- a CDS encoding MFS transporter — its product is MSRSANALSPALNQEPHHNPARLGGTAVAFLALAAALATSTSYAIQPELTTVAGDLGSTVPVVSVVAGSAIVGYLLGLATLVPLVDHLPPNRLVAGQLTCLAAGLVLAAAARSPLALGAGLLVSGMCSSTGAQLSTLAGKHSPPQHRGRAVGSVTAGISAGILAGRIAGGALADRVGWRWTLLIFAVACVAVAAAAGVVLPRARVAAAEKYLDVIRSLPTRVATHRVLRVSAVSGALWFFSFSLVWVGLSLALALPPLRLSPTAIGSYSLAGLLGIVATRVAGALADRHGSPRVILGGLALSFVCTVTMVFTLDVAPVLLVTLALFDAGLFAAQVANQSRVLSIDPRRPAKFNSTYMVVYFVGGSLGTAVGGGLVNTVGWPGVAATAAAAIAVAAVLSVRLWSAPRTPQAANR